CAAGCCGACTAAGGCAGCCTCATGAATGCAACCCTTCTTGTTATGGCTGGCGGCGCAGTTGGCGCAGCCGCGCGCTATAATCTCGGGCGGCTGGTTTTTCACTGGGGCGGAACGGGTCTGCCCTATGCTACGTTGATCGCCAATCTATTGGGCGGGTTGCTGATGGGCGTGCTCGCTGGACTATTGGCACGCAGTGATTTTGTCGATGAGCCGTGGCGGTTGCTGCTCGGTGTCGGTTTGCTGGGTGGGTTTACGACCTTCTCTGCTTTTAGTTTGGAAGTTTTGAATATGATTGAGCGCGGAAATTGGGGCATTGCTTTTGGCTATGCATTGCTGTCCGTGGTCGGATCGGTGCTCGCCTTATTTGCGGGACTTATGGCAGTGAGGGCAGTGGCATGAGCGGCTTTGATCCCACGGCTGATAGCGGCTCCGAAGAGGAAAAGCCCAAAGGGCAGGGTAAACTCAAAGAGCAGAAGCAGGCCTTGAAAGTGTTGGATGTCCGGCAGTTTACCGTGTCCGCTGACGATGATGACATCAGGCTGGATCGCTGGTTCAAACGGCATATGGAAGATGTGCCTTTCAATGTCGTGTCACGTTGGTCGCGCACCGGCCAATTGCGGCTGGATGGTAAACGGGTCAGCCCTGGTGATCGGGTCAATGAAGGGCAGATTATTCGCGTACCGCCCGCAGAAATTGAACGGCCGGGCCGGGTTGCCAAGCCTCGCGCGGAGCTGTCGGCGGACCAGATTGATTTTGCGCAGGACCTCGTCATTCATAAGGACAAGTCCGCTATTGTCGTCAACAAGCCGCCAGGACTGGCGACGCAAGGTGGCAGCAAGACGACAACCCACCTGGATGGTCTGCTTGATGCGCTGGCCTATGACGCAAAATCACGGCCGAAGCTGGTCCACCGGCTCGACAAGGATACCAGCGGTGCGATCCTGCTGGCACGATCACCCGGTGCCGCCTCCTTTTTCTCAAAACGGTTTTCCGGACGTACGGCACGCAAGGTTTATTGGGCAATCGTCATGGGTGTCCCGGAAATTGCTGATGGGATGATCGACTTACCGCTGTCCAAGCAGCCTGGTTCGGGCGGTGAAAAAATGCATGTCGATGAGGAAAACGGGCAGACTGCCAAATCGCGCTACCGGATTATTGAACGCGCCGGTAACCGGGCCTGCTGGGTCGAGTTGCAGCCGTTCACTGGACGGACCCATCAGCTTCGTGTGCATATGGCAGCGATCGGTCACCCGATATTGGGCGATGGCAAATATGGCGGGAAAGATGCATTTCTAACCGGTTCTATCAGCCGCAAAATGCATCTGCATGCTCGGCGTTTGCGTATCGACCATCCTGATGGGCACAAGCTGGACGTCAAGGCTGATCTGCCACCTCATTTTGCCGAAACAATTGAAGGGTTGGGTCTGGATCTCGAGCTAGGTGACCTGCCGCTTGAAGAGAACAAACCCGGCGGGAAAGCTGTTCGCAAGCAACAGGCAAGAGCCCACGCTAAACAGATCCGCAAGGACAAACGGGGCGAAAGGCGGGCTCGCGGCGAAAGCAAGGGCAAACCCGCAAAGGCTGGAAAACCCACCAAACGTGATCGTCCCAATGCCGGAAAAGCCACGCATAAGAAAAACATGCCGCACAAGGCTAAAGTTAAGCGAAAGGGCCGTTAATGCATCCTAATCCCGCGTTTCGATGGCCCAAGTCAGCCAATGACCATGCTGATGCGGATGAACGCGCTGCTCTCGAAGCGCTGATTGCCCAAATCGGCTTCGGCATGATATTCGCGACCACGCCTGATGGGCCGCGCGTCGCCCATGTGCCCGTTTTTTCGACAGGTGACGGGGCGCTACAATTTCATCTATCGCGCGGAAATGCGCTCACCAAATCTTTACCGGGAATGACAGCTTTATGTGTGATCAATGGGCCGGAAGCCTATATCAGCCCTGATTGGTACGGGATCGACGATCAGGTTCCGACCTGGAATTATTTGTCGCTCGAGTTGGAGGGACCGGTTCGTGAAATGGAACGGGAAGGGCTGGTCGGTTTGCTCGATGATCTCGCTGCTCAGAATGAAGAGAAACTCGCACCGAAAACGCCCTGGAATCGTGACAAAATGGATGCCGGAAAGTTTGACAAGATGGTTGATTCGATTGTCGGGTTCGAGATGGAAATCATGGCGTGGCGGCCAACTGCTAAGTTTAGCCAGAACAAGACTGCGGAGGCCCGTAACAATGCTGCAGATGCGCTGGATGCGATTGGCCGGCGAGCCGTTGCCCATATGATGCGGGAGTTTAGTTCCAAATGAACAAGCTCGCGCTGTTTGATTGTGACGGTACGATGGTCGATAGCCAGGCCAATATCTGCGCCTCTATGGATCAGGCTTTCGTTGCCCACGGCCTGACTCCGCCCGATCATCACCAAACCCGGAGGATCGTCGGCCTTAGCCTTCAAGAAGCCGTTCGCAAGCTTTTGCCGGGTGAGGATGACAAATTGGTCGCTGCTGTGACCCAGTCATACCGTGATGGCTTCTTCGCAATGCGGGAACAGGGCGCAGTGCAGGAGCCACTTTATGATGGTTTGCTAGGCCTGATTGACCGGCTCGACAGCGACGGTTGGATGCTTGGCGTTGCCACCGGAAAGTCTGATCGCGGGCTCAACCATGTTCTTGAAACCCATGGGCTCAAAGATCGGTTTGTGACCTTGCAGACGGCGGATCGGCATCCTTCAAAACCGCATCCGGCGATGGTGGAGCTGGCGATCAGCGAGGCCGGGGCAGCGGCAGAAACCACTGCCATGATCGGTGATACCAGTTTCGATATGGAAATGGGTGTCAATGCTGCTGTTCGGCCAATTGGGGTGGATTGGGGCTATCATGACAGTCATGAATTGCTGACCGCAGGAGCACAAATCGTCGCCGAGACGATGGATGAACTTTACGAGGCCCTCAATCAATGACCAAGCAACCGGAAAAATATGACGATCCGATTTATGTCGCTGATCCGGAAAAGGAAAAACAGGCCAAGACATTGCATTTCATGGTCAGCATCATTCGCTTGCTCGGCATAGCGATATTGATGCTGGGTATCGCTATCGCTCTGGGACGGTTGGCCGGAATACCCGCTGCAGTCGGTTATGTACTGGTCGTGCTTGGCCTTGCGCAGACCTGGGTTATCCCATTTGTGATGGTGCGGTCTTTCGTCAAACGGCGGGTAGCCGAAGAAGCCGAAAGAGAAGCGGCCGATGAAAAAATTCTATAAACAGGCTGCTAGCGCTGCGATCGATAGCGGTTTTGCAATTCATCTGGATGGCCGCCCCGTAAAAACGCCGGCGCGCAATCCGCTCCATCTTCCTACCCTTCAGCTGGCCGACGCGATTGCCGCAGAGTGGGCCGGACAAGGTGACGAGATTGACCCAGCGACCATGCCGCTAACTGCGCTAGCCCAAGGCGCGCTCGACCAGGTTGCTCACGAACGGGAGCGCATTGTTGGACGCATCGCGGCTTTTGCGGACAGCGACATGCTCTATTATCGCGGTGATGATAGTCAGCAGGCATTGATCGATCATCAGGCTGAAAAGTGGGATCCGCTGCTCGAATGGGCGCGTCAACGCTATGATGTCAGTTTTACTTTGACATACGGGATCATGCATCAGTCGCAATCGAAGCAAACCATCGTCCGGCTTTCCGAAGCTGTCGAAGCACAAGATGATTTTGCGCTTGCGGCCATGCTGTCTCTGGTTGGGCTCGCTGGATCACTGGTCGCGATATTGGCGCTGATCGAAGGCGCATATGATAGTGAAACACTATGGCCGCTCATGAATCTGGAAGAGCTTTGGCAGGAGGAGCAATGGGGAAGTGACGATCTCGCCTCCCAAAATCGAGCGATCAAAAAGGATGAATTTTTAGCTGCTGCGCATTTTTTTGCCCTTTCTCGTACTTAGTTTTTCCCTTTTGCGCCATTTTCCGTTACAGGCCTGTAACTGTAAACGGAGACTACATGACGATTTCTTCCCCACGCCAATCCTTGGCGCTTTGCGATAGCCCGGCAGCGGCCGTCGCTCTTCTCGAGAAACTTTACCAAGAACAAATAGATCTGATTACCGAGCGTTTTGCCCGTTATGCCAAGGGCGATTTGTCCGATGGCGACCGCGAGCAGGGGGTCTATCCGATGATTTCGGTTGAGATCCCGGCCGATCAGGCAACCGAAACCAGCAATCTAGCATCGGGCCGGATTTCCGACATTAATTGCTACAGCACAACGATCAGCCAGCCCAAGCTTTATCGCCGGTATCTGCTGGATCAGTTGGAACGGATCAACCGCATCTTCACGGCGAAGATCCATGTCGGTCTGTCTGACACACCCATCCCATTGGCTTTCGCAATTGAAAATGCTGCAGGTGGGCTCGACAGAGACCGCAAGGATGCCCTGCCCAATCATTTCCACACACCCAATCTGGTTAAGACCAATGACGAGATTGTCGACGGCGGCCAGATTTTTCAGGATGATGTCGACAGCGCACTGTCCCTGTTCACTGCCGAGCGCGTGGACTATTCACTGCACCGCATCCGTCACTATTGCGCGACCGATCCAGAATATTTCCAGCCCTTTATATTGTTCACAAACTATCAGCGCTATGTCGATGAATTTATCGAATTTGGGTTGGAAGAGGTTGAATCTGGCAAGGCGGAAATGCTGGTTGAACCAGGCAACCGGATTACAGGCGCAGATGGCAAGCCATCCTGTCCGCCGATCGCCAAGCCACCGCAAATGCCAGCCTATCATCTCGTTCGCAAGGATGGCAGCCCTGGTGTGACTTTGGTCAACATGGGTGTTGGCCCGTCCAATGCCAAAACAATCACGGATCATCTGGCCGTCTTGCGCCCTCATGTCTGGCTGATGATCGGGCATTGCGGCGCATTGCGCCGGACGCAGCGACTGGGCGACTATGTTTTGGCGCATGCTTATTTACGCGATGACAATGTCCTCGACGACGTTTTGCCACCGAGCATTCCGCTACCGACCATTGCCGAAGTGCAATTGGCGCTGACGAAAGCTGTTCAGGAAGA
This DNA window, taken from Parasphingorhabdus litoris DSM 22379, encodes the following:
- a CDS encoding FMN-binding negative transcriptional regulator; translation: MHPNPAFRWPKSANDHADADERAALEALIAQIGFGMIFATTPDGPRVAHVPVFSTGDGALQFHLSRGNALTKSLPGMTALCVINGPEAYISPDWYGIDDQVPTWNYLSLELEGPVREMEREGLVGLLDDLAAQNEEKLAPKTPWNRDKMDAGKFDKMVDSIVGFEMEIMAWRPTAKFSQNKTAEARNNAADALDAIGRRAVAHMMREFSSK
- a CDS encoding ATP12 family chaperone protein, with the protein product MKKFYKQAASAAIDSGFAIHLDGRPVKTPARNPLHLPTLQLADAIAAEWAGQGDEIDPATMPLTALAQGALDQVAHERERIVGRIAAFADSDMLYYRGDDSQQALIDHQAEKWDPLLEWARQRYDVSFTLTYGIMHQSQSKQTIVRLSEAVEAQDDFALAAMLSLVGLAGSLVAILALIEGAYDSETLWPLMNLEELWQEEQWGSDDLASQNRAIKKDEFLAAAHFFALSRT
- a CDS encoding AMP nucleosidase; this translates as MTISSPRQSLALCDSPAAAVALLEKLYQEQIDLITERFARYAKGDLSDGDREQGVYPMISVEIPADQATETSNLASGRISDINCYSTTISQPKLYRRYLLDQLERINRIFTAKIHVGLSDTPIPLAFAIENAAGGLDRDRKDALPNHFHTPNLVKTNDEIVDGGQIFQDDVDSALSLFTAERVDYSLHRIRHYCATDPEYFQPFILFTNYQRYVDEFIEFGLEEVESGKAEMLVEPGNRITGADGKPSCPPIAKPPQMPAYHLVRKDGSPGVTLVNMGVGPSNAKTITDHLAVLRPHVWLMIGHCGALRRTQRLGDYVLAHAYLRDDNVLDDVLPPSIPLPTIAEVQLALTKAVQEETGIDQSQLKQHLRTGTVVTTGDRNWELRFEQIAKRLNQSRAIAIDMESATVAANGYRYRVPYGTLLCASDKPLHGEIKLPGMADAFYQERVGQHLAIGLRTIDLLAKEADAGTLHSRKLRSFGEPLFR
- a CDS encoding RluA family pseudouridine synthase, which translates into the protein MSGFDPTADSGSEEEKPKGQGKLKEQKQALKVLDVRQFTVSADDDDIRLDRWFKRHMEDVPFNVVSRWSRTGQLRLDGKRVSPGDRVNEGQIIRVPPAEIERPGRVAKPRAELSADQIDFAQDLVIHKDKSAIVVNKPPGLATQGGSKTTTHLDGLLDALAYDAKSRPKLVHRLDKDTSGAILLARSPGAASFFSKRFSGRTARKVYWAIVMGVPEIADGMIDLPLSKQPGSGGEKMHVDEENGQTAKSRYRIIERAGNRACWVELQPFTGRTHQLRVHMAAIGHPILGDGKYGGKDAFLTGSISRKMHLHARRLRIDHPDGHKLDVKADLPPHFAETIEGLGLDLELGDLPLEENKPGGKAVRKQQARAHAKQIRKDKRGERRARGESKGKPAKAGKPTKRDRPNAGKATHKKNMPHKAKVKRKGR
- the crcB gene encoding fluoride efflux transporter CrcB, with the translated sequence MNATLLVMAGGAVGAAARYNLGRLVFHWGGTGLPYATLIANLLGGLLMGVLAGLLARSDFVDEPWRLLLGVGLLGGFTTFSAFSLEVLNMIERGNWGIAFGYALLSVVGSVLALFAGLMAVRAVA
- a CDS encoding HAD-IA family hydrolase encodes the protein MNKLALFDCDGTMVDSQANICASMDQAFVAHGLTPPDHHQTRRIVGLSLQEAVRKLLPGEDDKLVAAVTQSYRDGFFAMREQGAVQEPLYDGLLGLIDRLDSDGWMLGVATGKSDRGLNHVLETHGLKDRFVTLQTADRHPSKPHPAMVELAISEAGAAAETTAMIGDTSFDMEMGVNAAVRPIGVDWGYHDSHELLTAGAQIVAETMDELYEALNQ